In the Streptomyces formicae genome, one interval contains:
- a CDS encoding isocitrate lyase/PEP mutase family protein, with translation MSAVETLRALHHDRAPGDPLVLPGPWDAASARVFEEAGSPALATPSAGIALSLGYEDGQVPPDEMFAAVARITRAVSVPVTMDAEAGYGLGAGELVDRLLEAGAVGCNLEDSSGGKGAEALRDPREQADWLAEVREAAGERLVINARVDTFVRGVTDPERAVERARLYVAAGADCVYPILAPVEAIPVLRAGIEGPLNVVARPGGPSLRELGELGATRITFGPGLLHRTMSALRGIADELTWA, from the coding sequence GTGAGCGCCGTCGAGACGCTGCGCGCCCTGCACCACGACCGGGCGCCCGGCGATCCGCTGGTCCTCCCCGGGCCGTGGGACGCCGCGAGCGCACGGGTCTTCGAGGAGGCGGGCAGCCCGGCGCTCGCCACGCCGAGCGCGGGGATCGCCCTCTCCCTCGGGTACGAGGACGGTCAGGTGCCGCCGGACGAGATGTTCGCGGCGGTCGCCCGGATCACCCGGGCGGTCTCCGTGCCGGTGACGATGGACGCGGAGGCGGGCTACGGCCTCGGCGCCGGGGAGCTGGTGGACCGGCTCCTCGAAGCGGGCGCGGTCGGCTGCAACCTGGAGGACTCCTCCGGAGGCAAGGGCGCGGAGGCTCTCCGCGACCCCCGGGAGCAGGCGGATTGGCTCGCCGAGGTGCGGGAGGCCGCGGGGGAGCGGCTCGTCATCAACGCGCGGGTCGACACGTTCGTACGAGGCGTCACCGATCCGGAGCGTGCGGTGGAGCGGGCCCGCCTGTACGTGGCGGCGGGCGCGGACTGCGTCTATCCGATCCTGGCGCCGGTCGAGGCGATCCCCGTGCTGCGGGCCGGGATCGAGGGGCCGCTGAACGTGGTGGCCAGGCCGGGTGGCCCCTCCCTCAGGGAGCTGGGCGAGCTCGGCGCCACGCGGATCACGTTCGGGCCCGGTCTGCTGCACCGGACGATGTCGGCGCTGCGGGGCATCGCGGACGAGTTGACCTGGGCGTAG
- a CDS encoding carboxymuconolactone decarboxylase family protein, which yields MTARTTHLDKGVAGAMSALSGAAKQGLGDPVLAELVMMRASQINACAFCLDMHVDAALEGGETPKRIALLNAWEEAGELFTERERAALALTEAVTVLTEGFVPDAVYEVAAKHFGKAELAHLIGLIAVINSWNRLMVSRRIAPGGPAW from the coding sequence GTGACCGCCCGTACCACGCACTTGGACAAGGGCGTCGCGGGCGCGATGAGCGCGCTGAGCGGCGCCGCCAAGCAGGGGCTCGGCGATCCCGTGCTCGCCGAGCTCGTGATGATGCGCGCCTCGCAGATCAACGCGTGCGCGTTCTGCCTCGACATGCACGTGGACGCCGCTCTGGAGGGCGGCGAGACGCCGAAGCGCATCGCGCTCCTCAACGCCTGGGAAGAGGCCGGGGAGTTGTTCACCGAGCGCGAGCGTGCGGCGCTCGCGCTGACCGAGGCGGTCACCGTCCTGACCGAGGGATTCGTCCCCGACGCGGTGTACGAGGTGGCGGCCAAGCACTTCGGCAAGGCCGAACTCGCCCATCTCATCGGCCTGATCGCCGTCATCAACAGCTGGAACCGGCTGATGGTCAGCCGCCGCATCGCGCCCGGCGGGCCCGCGTGGTGA